ACACTAGCGCTCTGTTATAGTGTACCCATTAGTATTTCACTCTTCACTTCAAACTCGGTATTATCCAAACTATTCAGCCCCATCTGCAGTTTGAATCAATGAGGTTTTtaccaaaaccatgaaatttttACCGAAACCATGCAGTATTTGTATGTATTTTAAGGGAAGTGCTTCTCTAATAAGGGACCTCTCAATTTAATTGAGGACGAGCTAAAGATATTCTGCAGCAGATGCCCACCCGCAATGAATCTTGAAGAAATACTAAATGACTTGTTTCAGCATCATTTCAGTGACTGCAACAAGAAAGCAATACAAAGCTGTAGGTCATAGAAAGAATtgtttatgaaaaaaatattACAATCAGCTCAGCTGAACATGTCGTCGTAATCTGGCGGTGGCGGGAGGTGATCCGGATTTGGGCTGTAGGATATAACAAGAAACACACCATCATATTAATACTGCCATTGCACCCAGTAAAACCATGAAAAATCACACTTTTTTTCACCTGCACTGCTCTTACACTGGTGGAAAGGTCCCATTCTAAGAAACGGACAGAGGTGAAATGTTCAAGCAAGTCTGCAGTGCAATGCTTTGCAGTCTGGgaacacgtgttttttttttttttttgtaataaacaTTCAAGTCTATTTACTACGTGCAATCATCGAGTACAACATATTAGCACAACAGCCACATTCTTCAGCATTAACTGCATTGTAACTATACTTACACTGCTTACTAAGGGCATTAAGTTCTAATTACTAGTGTCACTGGTATTAGCAACAGCTAACTGCTTGCTGCACCAAATCTAACCAACTGTCCACTGAATGTGACAAAACAAATGAGTCGTCTAATAGAGGTTGTGTAAtacttaccgtaattactcgaatctaacgcgcaccttttttccggttaagcgagttcataaatcgcatgcacgttagaatccagtacgaaaaaaaaaacgaatacggtcattctattgccatcggcatttccaaaatggccgctccttatgtgcgtcggcatggcgcgtcggccatttctgcctatgtgtttcccatgagcggcacttcgtacgtgtgctgaggagttcgtcatcttgtagtgcattagcatcgacggcatggaagggccgacattaaaaactcgacgagtgcaccacgatgccgcttttaaaagaaaagtcattgcgTGTGCCGAAGCGGacgaaaatcgggccgcatcgcggtcgttctgAGTTCCCGGAATGtgcatgcgggactggcggaaacaaaagcagaagattgtcgacagcaaagattcacgcaaaggcttcagtggaccacagcagggtcggtttccgcaaattgaagagctgctcggcaagtatgtgattgagcagtgagcggcacagcggcccgtgacgacagaactgctccaagtgcaggctatgcagttagccttagaaaaaggggctaatgcggagccagtttaaagcgagcaggtgctggctaactaactttatgaagaggaaaggcttttccctccgaagccGAACGGGCATATGCAAAAAGTTGCCGGAGCAGCACAAAGAAAAGCTTCAcggttttcagaggttcgtcctaagcttgcggcacaacaacggctacctgcttgggcaaatcgagaatgccgatcagacgcctctttacatCAACATGCCTgtcaccacaaccgtcgagaacaagggggcgaagcaagttcgcgtgctgacatcaggCCACGGTataactagagtgacggcaatgctccattgcacatcagataggcacaagcttcccccgtacctcatgtttaaatggaagacgctcccgaaaggagtcgctttcccgagtggtgtgatcgtgcgggccaacgagaaaaataggTGCGGGTTGCAATccatgtcttacttttttttttttcgtggaaaccgggtgcgcgttacaatcgagggcgcggtagaatcgagtaaatatggtactcTCACAAAACATGTAATATTGTGATGCAGAAAAATAATGCAAGGTAAAGTTGAGACTGCTAAATAAATAATACTCTAATGGATCAAAGAGGCACTCACCCAGCAAACCGATTTCCGGGTACACCCGGTGGCCCATCAGGTCGTGGAGGCCCAAATGGGTCAAACCTGGCACCAGGTGGAATGGATCCCCTGCAGAAAAAGCGGGTGAGATGTGAAGTGTTGGAGCTACATCAAGTGATGCATCGGTTTGTATGCATAGAGATTAATTGATTGTTTTTATTAGTAGTATATACACGCAAAGTGCAACCATTGAATTAATCTAAAATTATTGCTTAGCCCTTCTAGAAACATTGCATCACTTCTAAGGCATGACATGGCTTAGGCCGGTAttcacatacctgccaagttcaaggactCTGCATCAGGGAGATTTCCAAAAtgaggggtggggtgggggggaaCAGCTTCGTGAAATTGGAAATATTCTTAACACCTGAAACTTGGCAAAATCGGTTTTCAAACCACGATAtacacacaaaacatttttttttttagtcaaacGAACTCTTAACACCTGAAAATTGGCAAAATCGGTTTTCAAACCACGATAtacacacaaaacattttttttttagtcaaaCGAACTCGTGTACATTTTTCTGGGCCACACGCGAATGAACCAATAAGTGACGGCGAAGCAGGCTGCTGCTAAAGTGCACGACAGAGCTTCGATTGAGGCCAACTGAGGGATGAAGTCCGCTCTACCGTAGTAATGAACCAAGATCGACATGAACACCGAAACgcttcgtgctttttttttttttacacctttAATCTACAGATCCATGAGCCGTGTACTTTCATAGCTTGTAGTCGCTATCGAAGATTGCGTCGCAGCGACAAACCATATTTCTGTCTTTATTCCACTTGTGTCCGCAGTGCTTGCATAAAAAAGCGTGTGAGTGCTACATGCGCGTGCATTTTGTCAGCTTTGTCATCTAATTCTGTCAGTTTGTCGTTGCACATATAATCATAACAATAATCATCGGTGGAACATCTCAAAACCATCTTATGATTATGAAAAAAGCCAtagaggagggctctggaaattctgACCGCCTGAGGATTTtataacatgcacctaaatctaagtacacgggccacgggcattttagcctccatcgaaaatgcgactgccacgttcaggacctgcgggtcagcagtcaagctcCACAACTACTACACCTCCGTTGTGggcgccatacatgatcgtgtcaagagcgaccATGGTTATTTCATTGGCCGCGCGGGTCCTTCCAAAGCTTTCAGCACGTTGTTCTCAGCTACTGCTTCATGGTTTGGTAACGAAGATCGCATCACCCAATGGAGTGATGCGCCAAAGTGTTCAGAACCTCAGAATTTTGGCCCATTGGACACAGTACAATTGGGGAATTTAGAGAATTCGTATCACCATGATTCTACTTACCTTTACATCAACGCCTCCTGATTCatttaaagggaccgacaactgaaTGTTTTCGACCAAGTTTTTTCCGGCGTGACAGAAAGCTTACCCTTCGTAGTGTTCATGGCTGCCGTAGTTAATCCCCAAAGCAGGTAGTCATTTTAAAAGCAGTATTTTTCTatctgaaaggctctgaacacgGATGAGCCCTTTCATTCAGCAACGCTGAGAATTTATAGCGATGCTGGTAGCCTTTCTGATGACTTGTGCAAGCTATCATTGTTCTGCTTTCACAGGAGTTCCTGTATTTATGCTTAACCATGTTTATTCTGGGCTTTCATCTATTTTTTAAAATAACAAGCCATTACAATAAGACAGTGTGGCTTTATACAGCTTATTGGTACTTGTAGCGTGTTGCGTACGCCTGCACCGAAGATCGTTGCGCCTGTGTTGTGGATGGCTTGTCCCATCGTCGTTAGTCTCTCGACACATGAGCCAAGCCAATTCACCGAGGTCGTCACTGCGCATATGCGCGGCTGTGCTGAGTAGGAGTACACGTCAATTCTGAGACAAATTATGAATAAAAAAACCACATCGCTACAAAATCTAGCGACCCGGAAACTGCGTGCACGGTTTGATGAGCATGCAAGAAAGTTGCTCAAGACGCACTGACGAGCATGGCATGATCACGTCATGCGAAGGCAGTGCCACTTTAATGCGTACTACTAATGCAAACTTATATGTACATATAAAGAAGCAAGCAATATTTCAATGctaacataaaaattattaaCCACATACAGTAGTTTGCAGTCACATGACAAAAAACATTTGATAATTGAAGTTTCTGCTACCAGATGGCGCCACAGCCTACTTTCGCGATTTTCAATCAAGAAATAAGAATATAACTCCACTTTTCACGAGAAAAACAGTGTTCGTTTGAGTCACAAGCAGGAACAATCTTTCCATctgtgcagtcacctcatttcatgttctgggcagttgtcggtccctttaaatTATAATATGATAGTCTGATAGCTTTTTATGATACGATAGACTGCaagctttgtaaaaaaaaaaaaaagcctggatCGAATTGGGTTggatttttgtcaatgcggccagatcaaaAGTGGCCAGATCACGCACAGCAATTtcaatttccgggagattttccaGCCAACTGCACTAACGTAAGAAATGGTTGAAATCTGGTAGACTCGGTAGGCATGCATGTACTAACGTTCCTTGATTCGAAAATCGAGCTTAAGGAATCCTTAAGGACTGTTTCACGTTGAGGTTTCTGCAACGCAGAAAGTGTCAAGGATCCCTTGATGTCAAGTTTCAAGTtgagcgtttgtgaatatgggcctTAGCCTCAAAGGAGAACGCAGTGATGGCAGCACAAAATTCTGAAATTCAAATCACCCACAATTAGGGCATGTTATAATACAGCCTTGCTATTTATGTTGCATGTAAAGTGCTAATAAGCAATCACAAGTTGTTCTTAGGCTGCATGATTAAATTAtttgtacactcaaacctcattataacgaagttgcatcGTACACGTAAATGTTCTTTACATTCAAAAATTTATTACAAAGGTATATTCCTTGCACTGTTTCTAATTGCAAAACTATTCTTCATTTACATTGTTATAATCGCtattttgttatatcgaggttagAATGTACGTCCGTTGCAGTACATACTGCAGCACAGTTGCTGGTGCCAATGCACGTTGCAGTATGTGGTGGATATTGCTCACTCATTGAACTCCTGCTACATGTTACTGCCAGCCTTTAATTCGTTCCGAGGTATGCATGATGCTTGCACGAAGACATGAGACTAATTGTTAACTTCTGTGAAAACATTTTCTGCTTGCAATGAAGATTTCTAGATGAAACTTGGCACCTATTCATGTCTATCCTTCAGTTTTGTTCTTGTTCAAGAGCGTGTGCCATTATACTTCAATTCACAACACACTAGTGCTGACCATAGGTTCATAGCTTGGCAAACTCACTCATTGACTCACTCAGGCTTAGACTGGGCCCTGAGTCGGTCCGAGTGAGTTTGGTTTAGATAAATATTGGTTAGTTTGAGTTTGACTGTGCTGTAAGGGCaagatatatttcatgagtgagtctgagtaagcTCCACAATCAATTGCCGACCTAAGCTGCTGACTAAGCCATCTGAATGATTGAAAGACTCAAAAATGTTGCTAGTGAGGTGGTACACGTTATTCTTTCCGCGACAATTAGGAGATTCTTTTCCCAATTGTGAAGCCAACTTTCTGGTGAGGCAGGTTATTTAACAATTGGAGGCACAGTCATTGTTGCAAACGGTGCGTACTAGCCCGACTTGCTTGTAGTTACGATGCCGAAATTTACGCGTAACTTCGATACATTCAGCTGGCGCTTAGTTTTCATTTGAACGGTGTATAGTGCTGCCCGTTAGCTGGACGAATGTGCAGAGAGAGAAAAGCACTCGTGCGTTAACACTGAGATTTTTTGTCCCTTCACCTGGGAATGCCGGGGATGCCGACACCGGGGTCTGAGTGATGCGGCCGGGGCAGCTGACGGGGATCCATGAGCATGCCACCGCCAGGCGGCCCCTGATAGAAGGGGTTCAAATCCCGCTGGCCCACCCGTGGAATCTCCTGCAGCGGGGACCTAGAACAACACACAACTCTTTCTAGCTGCTTCTTGGCTCCGCCATGAGTACGCACGTTTTGCTCCTGTACACAGTCTTGGCAAAGGATCTTTTCACGGCCAAATTTGCGCCAGGTGTGACAGGGACACACAAGCTTTACATAAAATCCTGCTGCCATCGATAGCTAGTGAGGCATTAAACCATGGCATTCAGTGCCATAAGCTTTAGTTCCGATTTTTCCAAATTCAAATTGCAGGTCAGAAACTGCACTAGTTGAGGTCACTACTGCTGTTGTGTAGAGCATCTCGCAGGCTCAAACCAGTGCTTTAGTGAGTCGATCTGCTAGCAGCTGTAGCGTATTTCAAATGTGAGCTTTGCCACAATGTTTTATTGGATAAGAGTATGAAGAGGGCTGTGCCGATTTTGGTGATTCAGCGATAATGAGTTTGAGTGGACATGAGTATCAAGATGCCTGCTGCCAAGTGCATGTGGACACAAATATTTGTGTGAGCAAAAGCTGAAGAGTGAAATATGATAGCATTTTCATAAGTGTGGGTTAGTGTTGGCAAGTTTAAGTACACTACACTTATCTATAACTGAATAATAGCTCACGAAAACATTGGCGATCAATACCTTTGACCATCTAGTACCTGCCAATGCACACAGCAATACATGTAAAGAAAGCCTTGTTGTTCAGCACTTTGTATAACATGAAGGAGTGAGGCTCACCACTCAATGCCAGGCTGCCTGCTGGGGATGTGCAGGGGATTGTTCTCCTGAGATACCATGCGTGAAGCGTTACGTGACGACATGGCCTGGGTGGAACTGTCTATAGAGTCCAGTGCCGAAACCACTTCCGTCTTCAGCTTGGACATCACCTCATCCAAGTTCTTGTATGTCCTGAATCGAAATGACCGGTGCGGAAAGGAGTTGTCATGTACACAGTGAATTTGTCAAGTtatacatcccaaaaccacgacatgacaTTTAAGAGGCGCCACAGTGCAGGgttcccgaaattttgaccacctggggttcttaaacatgCACCTAAGTACAAGGGCTtctaacatttcgcctccattagaaTGCGGCCACCGAGcacaggattcgatcccgcgaccttcaggtgaACATttgagcactgtaaccactagaCCAGACACCATGGCAGGCTGTCACATACACCGGCTACTCACTAGTCGCTTTATGTACCGCCTGCTAAACTGCACAGCACGACTTATGCTGATAGGAAAAACAAAAATGACCAACCAAAGACATTCCTGTGTCGCCATTAAGATGGCCCCTATTCGTCAGTATTGGGCAGCAACTGGTTACTGGTAATGCATTACTGATAACTAGTTACTTTTTCAGTAACTTGTAACTATAACTAGTTGCTTTTTTCAGTAACTCGTAACTGTAACTAGTTACATTTAATTTAGGGGAACTTGcaatcattgattgatttattgattgatatgtggggtttaacgtcctaaaaccaccatatgattatgagagataccatagtagagggctccggaaattttgaccatctggggttctttcacgtgcacccaaatctgagcacacaggcctacaacatttccgcctccatcggaaatgcagccgccgcagccaagattcgatcctgtgacctgcgggtcagcagccgagtaccttagccactagaccaccgcggcgcggcaaTTGTAACACTGTTACTTTTTTGCACAGAAGTGTAATAGAAAATATCGTTACAGTTACTTCTGTTTTTATAAAAACATATATCTAACAGCAACACTCGTCAAAGgcccactccagcaatttttctacGCGCATTTCTGTCATTTGTGCCAAATTACGggcttgagagatgcgctgattgtttgcaaaataattttaaagattgcctcaaaACGCTCACCTGGCTcgccagaattaatggcaacacTCTGTGTGACGttatgtttggcatgtcaacggaagcAACGCAGCCAATGGTGGCATCACTACTTTGCCCGCTATAGCGTTTATTCTGCTGGCCACAAGGCTACGGCGGCGGTGTTTGACGCAGAAAAGCTTCCTTCCGTCCTCCGTGGTGCTTTGCCTGCACTTcgctggtctggctttcacagttttcatactctgcGTCGGCAGGACCAGTATGCGTATTCCGGTttttaccaaatagtacgtcatatgTAGACAGTGCGCTCGGTTGGGTTCCGGTATTGCGCCTTTTcgcttattaaaaattattttcgaatttcAGGAGtgtttcagctattgggctcgtgacaagagtgtctcagaaaCACAGAAACACCATTCCCTTGACATTgtcaaaaaatcgccggagttggcctttaaaggtCAATGTTAAATGCTTGTCAGTTTTTCGAACTTCAATTTACCATATCCTTTCCACCTTTTAACATTACACATAGGGCTCCCCTTGCAGTTGAGGAGAAGATGTCGCTAAGTGGAATATCTTTCCTGCAAAAGACTGTTTTGGGAGTTTACTTGTAAACTACATATTGTAAACCAATCATTTTGCAACTGAACAGCATGCTAAGTTAACGTCCTATTATTTTTAAGGGGTGGGAGAgagggcatatatatatatattttttatactTGAGCTTCTAGCTTTGTTTTTATTGTGCCATTGAAGTATCCATACGTGCGCGGCTAAGAGATAATCGTGCTTGAGAATTTGCTAAAAAGCTGCTGCAGGAAGTGGCTGAAACCAGAAGACCATGAACAAGCGAAGCTATGTTTTAAAAAATCCGTAAATGGGGTTGTGCGCTTGTGCTGCAACTAATTGTCGTAGTTCTACTGCGACTTTACAAAATGATTATTAGTCTTTTAGCAAGTTGCGGAATTAGGGTATGCAAATGCAGTACCGTATGAAAACACCACTCCTCCTGTCCCGGTCGCCATGCTTTTGCCAATGAAGCCACTCCAGCaccacagaattttttttttttttcaaaagttacCCTGGGCTTGTCATGCCTCGTTGTTGCTTGTCAGCCTTATTCATTGTTAACGAGAAACCTGTCGTCCGGGGGTCACACTGTCACTGGAAAGTAGCGCTACCGTACTGCCTTACCGTATTTACGTATCGTATTTCTGTAACTTGCTAAAGCTATCAAAATGGCAGATGTTTTGCCTCATATGGAAGTGGCATCCTTAGTTTACAACGGcaacagaaaaggaaaaaaatgagcAGACGTAGATCAGTTCATAGGTCACAGGTGTCTTTGCAAACATTCTGTAGCCAATCGCAGTTGCTGTAGGAAGCGAATGCTTCGTGGCAAATAAACTTCGCTTTCTGAAGTCCGCCACCCACGTTCTCGCTCATTAGCCAGTGTCGTCGCATTGTTCGGGTTGAAGCTACGCCCTGTCCAACAGTGTTCAACAAGTCCAGTCTACGAACGCGCTGCATGGCTGActttggcaacctttcttttccTGGTCCTTACCTTAAGCTTTCCAGCCCATTTCATCGACCTAATTAACTTGCTTCGCAATCCCTGAATCGTACTTCTAGACGATACTGCACTGATCCTCCACAAGTGTGCAGTCTTTGGGTTTCAGGAAAGCGTGTTCAAACTGTTTTTGTGCTCATTGAACACAGAGACCTACAAACAGACTCTGATACACCTTGAAGAACATAAGGAATG
The nucleotide sequence above comes from Rhipicephalus microplus isolate Deutch F79 chromosome 2, USDA_Rmic, whole genome shotgun sequence. Encoded proteins:
- the LOC119170537 gene encoding proteasome inhibitor PI31 subunit: MRQQGTAHKPKPRQPGTAMLNPDDKSRTVSCADKYFGLELLFKLCKDTLKSKSDALVLLVHYQLTKSGKRCHGTGETWTQGSQSTELLPDGWNDNQSLYTLRYASVQGSDRYVLKVIPSGGFLLVNVLNIRKERTASTNLAMNTYTSGEFKELSRTYKNLDEVMSKLKTEVVSALDSIDSSTQAMSSRNASRMVSQENNPLHIPSRQPGIEWSPLQEIPRVGQRDLNPFYQGPPGGGMLMDPRQLPRPHHSDPGVGIPGIPRGSIPPGARFDPFGPPRPDGPPGVPGNRFAGPNPDHLPPPPDYDDMFS